A single Nicotiana tabacum cultivar K326 chromosome 5, ASM71507v2, whole genome shotgun sequence DNA region contains:
- the LOC107774474 gene encoding uncharacterized protein LOC107774474, whose protein sequence is MNVMGIGAANWLKGSGTLLLSCRTNSITAIASRSRPAYCSSSLLHSNNNNNTIFSTNCHRIGHWNNHNTKLYFNFYCTAPSNVSVTEHDSSLEEDEETKLRKIKDAANTLDIRVGRILKAWRHEEADSLYVEEVDVGEAEPRIICSGLVKYVPLDHLQERNVIVLANLKPRNMRGVKSNGMLMAASDASHENVELLEPPEGSVPGERIWFGSADEKENLPEVATPNQVAKKKIWELVQPHLKTDGTCVAALGMHSMRTSTGVVVSRSLKDARIS, encoded by the exons ATGAATGTAATGGGAATAGGAGCAGCTAATTGGTTAAAGGGAAGTGGCACATTATTACTTTCTTGCCGCACCAATTCAATTACTGCTATTGCTTCACGCTCAAGGCCAGCTTATTGTTCCTCCTCATTATTGCatagcaataataataataataccatTTTCAGCACCAATTGTCATAGAATTGGTCACTGGAACAATCATAACACAAAATTATACTTCAATTTCTATTGTACGGCGCCGTCAAATGTGAGTGTAACAGAACATGATTCTTCATTAGAGGAAGATGAGGAGACAAAGCTGAGGAAGATTAAGGATGCGGCTAATACATTGGACATTAGGGTTGGGCGAATACTTAAGGCCTGGAGACACGAGGAGGCTGATTCTCTTTATGTTGAAGAGGTTGATGTTGGGGAGGCTGAGCCCAGAATTATATGTAGTGGGCTTGTTAAATATGTGCCTCTTGACCATCTTCAG GAAAGGAATGTGATTGTTCTTGCAAATTTAAAGCCGAGGAATATGCGCGGTGTCAAGTCAAATGGAATGCTGATGGCAGCATCTGATGCATCTCATGAGAACGTGGAACTTCTTGAGCCGCCTGAAGGCTCAGTACCTGGGGAAAGGATATGGTTTGGTTCTGCTGATGAAAAGGAGAATCTCCCTGAGGTGGCAACGCCCAACCAG GTAGCGAAGAAAAAGATTTGGGAGCTAGTACAACCACATCTAAAAACAGATGGCACTTGTGTTGCTGCACTAGGAATGCATTCTATGCGAACTTCAACAGGTGTGGTGGTCAGCAGATCTCTAAAGGATGCAAGGATATCATAA
- the LOC107774475 gene encoding protein GET4: MSRERAKRATLPPAQENIEKLEKVVKQGNYYGAQQMFKSISARYVSAERYSEALDILQCGACLQLENGQVTCGSELALLFVETLVKGEVSYNEETLDCVRKIYEKFPRPSVPQNLDLADDDDDDMQKLSEAIAAAKTRVECCSSFLKASIKWSAEFGAHKYGSPELHEMLADYIYSQSTEVDMVKVSFHFVRGRNLKKFASTIINFMGKCYPGEDDLAIARAILMYLSLGNLRDANKLMEEVEKEMEAKHLGFPQSELMQFVNYLLLTLQRDALPLFNMLRQSYKSSIDRDPLLNELLDEIAKKFYGVQRKNPLQGMFGDIFKMMGGE; encoded by the exons atgtcTCGAGAGAGAGCCAAACGTGCGACACTGCCTCCAGCTCAGGAG AATATTGAGAAGTTAGAAAAGGTAGTAAAGCAGGGAAATTACTATGGAGCTCAACAGATGTTCAAGTCTATTAGCGCTAG ATATGTGTCTGCTGAGAGGTATTCTGAAGCTTTGGATATTCTTCAGTGTGGTGCTTGCTTACAATTGGAGAATGGACAG GTTACTTGTGGGTCAGAGCTTGCATTGTTGTTTGTTGAAACTCTTGTAAAAGGAGAAGTTTCTTATAACGAAGAAACTCTTG ACTGTGTCAGGAAAATCTACGAGAAGTTTCCTCGACCTTCAGTGCCACAAAATTTGGACCtcgctgatgatgatgatgatgatatgcAAAAACTTTCTGAAGCCATTGCAGCTGCCAAAACCCGAGTAGAATGCTGTTCTTCCTTTTTAAAAGCCTCTATCAA GTGGTCAGCAGAATTTGGTGCCCATAAGTATGGATCTCCAGAGTTGCATGAGATGCTGGCAgattatatatattctcaatctACCGAAGTG GACATGGTTAAAGTATCTTTTCATTTTGTTAGAGGAAGGAATCTGAAGAAATTTGCTTCAACTATCATAAATTTCATGGGCAAG TGCTATCCAGGAGAGGATGATTTGGCTATTGCCCGGGCAATTTTGAT GTACTTGTCTCTAGGAAACCTTAGAGATGCGAACAAGCTCATGGAAGAGGTGGAAAAGGAAATGGAGGCGAAGCATCTTGGATTTCCTCAGTCAGAATTAATGCAGTTTGTTAACTACCTTTTGCTGAC GTTGCAGAGAGATGCTTTACCTCTCTTTAACATGTTGAGACAGAGCTACAAGTCTAGTATAGATCGAGATCCTCTATTAAATGAG TTGCTAGATGAAATTGCAAAGAAGTTCTATGGCGTACAGCGTAAAAATCCTCTTCAAGGCATGTTTGGAGATATCTTTAAG ATGATGGGAGGCGAATAG